The proteins below are encoded in one region of Campylobacter helveticus:
- the hisG gene encoding ATP phosphoribosyltransferase, with product MQERLRIAIQKSGRLSKDSLTLLRECGVKMHIHEQSLIVCSTNLALDILRVRDDDIPGLVFDGVVDLGIIGENVLEEHALEREAQNEGVGFKLLKKLDFGYCRLSLALPQDKDYKDIKDFEGLRIATSYPQLLKRFMKEQGVNYKNCMLTGSVEVAPRANLADAICDLVSSGATLQANGLKEVKVVYESRACLIQKNASLNHTCQNLVDKILLRMEGVIQARESKYIMLHAPKEKLEAIQNLLPGMEKPTIIPLSHDDKNVALHMVSKENLFWETMEALKDEGASSILVLPIEKMLR from the coding sequence ATGCAAGAGCGTCTTCGTATCGCTATACAAAAATCAGGCAGACTTTCAAAAGATTCTTTAACTCTTTTACGAGAATGTGGGGTTAAAATGCACATACACGAGCAAAGTTTGATTGTTTGTTCTACAAATTTGGCTTTAGATATTTTAAGGGTGCGTGATGATGATATTCCCGGACTTGTTTTTGACGGAGTGGTGGATTTAGGCATTATAGGGGAAAATGTTTTAGAGGAACACGCTCTTGAGCGGGAAGCGCAAAATGAGGGTGTGGGATTTAAGTTGTTAAAAAAATTAGATTTTGGATATTGTCGTTTGTCTTTGGCTTTGCCACAAGATAAGGACTATAAAGATATTAAAGATTTTGAGGGGCTTAGAATTGCCACTTCTTATCCGCAACTTTTAAAGAGATTTATGAAAGAACAGGGTGTAAATTATAAAAATTGTATGCTTACAGGTTCGGTTGAAGTAGCACCTCGTGCGAATTTAGCTGACGCGATTTGTGATTTGGTTTCAAGTGGTGCGACTTTACAGGCTAATGGATTAAAAGAGGTTAAGGTGGTGTATGAATCAAGAGCTTGTTTAATACAAAAAAATGCCTCGCTAAATCATACTTGTCAAAATTTAGTCGATAAAATTTTACTTCGTATGGAGGGCGTGATACAAGCAAGAGAGAGTAAATACATTATGCTTCACGCTCCAAAAGAAAAGCTTGAGGCTATACAAAATTTATTGCCAGGTATGGAAAAGCCAACGATAATCCCACTTTCTCACGATGATAAAAATGTTGCCTTGCATATGGTGAGTAAGGAAAATTTATTTTGGGAGACGATGGAGGCTTTGAAAGATGAGGGGGCAAGTTCGATTTTGGTTTTGCCGATTGAAAAGATGTTGAGGTAG
- the hisD gene encoding histidinol dehydrogenase, whose protein sequence is MQVLIYENLSQEQKREALKRPVMSVKEEIKDIVENIISEVKQRGDEALVEQALKFDKAQISSVKISNEELNEASKRVDESLKEAIKTACENIKKFHQAQLKESVRVETSKGVWCELLTRPIEKVGLYIPAGSAPLFSTALMLAIPAKIAKCEKIVLASPAKINDTVLFCARLCGVDEVYQMGGAGAIAALAYGSQSVLKVDKIFGPGNAFVTEAKRQVSSDIMGASIDMQAGPSEVLVIADEAANATFVASDLLSQAEHGADSQVILVCLSKEFAKKTQEELTIQLEKLPRKEIALKSLEHSKIFIAKDLNEALEISNAYAPEHLILQTQNPRELLSGVKHAGSVFLGAYSPESMGDYASGTNHVLPTYGLTKTHSSLNLMDFMKTMSVQELSVDGFKNLAKSVELMAEAECLHAHKNAVSLRLEALRNE, encoded by the coding sequence ATGCAAGTATTAATTTATGAAAATTTAAGCCAAGAGCAAAAACGCGAGGCTCTTAAGCGTCCTGTGATGAGTGTGAAAGAAGAGATTAAGGACATCGTTGAAAATATCATCAGCGAAGTAAAACAAAGAGGCGATGAAGCCTTAGTAGAACAAGCGTTGAAATTTGATAAGGCTCAAATTTCTAGCGTGAAAATTTCTAATGAAGAATTAAATGAGGCTTCAAAAAGAGTTGATGAAAGCTTAAAAGAAGCGATAAAAACAGCTTGCGAAAATATCAAAAAATTCCACCAAGCCCAGCTTAAAGAAAGCGTGAGAGTAGAGACCTCTAAGGGCGTTTGGTGTGAGCTTTTAACGCGACCCATTGAAAAAGTGGGCTTATACATACCAGCAGGTTCAGCCCCTCTTTTTTCTACGGCTTTAATGCTTGCCATCCCAGCTAAGATTGCAAAATGTGAAAAAATCGTTCTTGCAAGTCCCGCTAAAATCAACGACACCGTGCTTTTTTGTGCTAGACTTTGCGGGGTTGATGAGGTCTATCAAATGGGCGGAGCGGGGGCTATCGCTGCCCTTGCTTATGGGAGTCAAAGCGTTTTAAAGGTGGATAAGATTTTTGGACCCGGAAATGCCTTTGTAACAGAAGCAAAAAGGCAAGTAAGTAGCGATATAATGGGTGCTAGCATTGATATGCAAGCGGGACCTAGCGAGGTTTTAGTCATTGCAGATGAGGCGGCAAATGCTACTTTTGTAGCAAGTGATTTGCTTTCACAAGCTGAACACGGAGCCGATTCGCAAGTGATTTTAGTGTGTTTAAGCAAAGAATTTGCTAAAAAGACGCAAGAAGAGCTTACGATTCAGCTTGAAAAGCTCCCTAGAAAAGAGATTGCCCTAAAAAGTTTGGAGCATTCTAAGATTTTTATCGCTAAAGATTTAAATGAGGCTCTTGAAATTTCAAATGCTTATGCACCTGAGCATTTGATTTTGCAAACTCAAAATCCAAGAGAGCTTTTAAGTGGTGTTAAGCACGCCGGTTCTGTATTTTTGGGGGCGTATTCTCCGGAATCTATGGGTGATTATGCAAGTGGGACAAATCACGTTTTGCCAACTTACGGACTTACAAAAACACATTCAAGTTTAAATTTAATGGACTTTATGAAAACGATGAGTGTGCAAGAATTAAGTGTTGATGGTTTTAAAAATTTGGCTAAAAGTGTTGAGCTTATGGCGGAAGCTGAGTGCCTACACGCCCATAAAAATGCGGTAAGTTTGCGTTTAGAGGCTTTAAGAAATGAGTGA
- the hisB gene encoding bifunctional histidinol-phosphatase/imidazoleglycerol-phosphate dehydratase HisB, which translates to MSEKILFIDRDGTLICEPKEDFQVDSLEKLMFEKGAINALLTLKKFGFSFVMITNQDGLGTASFPKENFEIPHQKMLDILQSCGIEFKEIFICPHFEKENCACRKPKTALLGDYIKYHLYDEEQSFVIGDRQSDMDLAKNLGVRGLRYGELSWEQITEQILSSFRCASVKRKTKETDISVKVALNGGGVKIDSGVAFLDHMLEQIAVHSGIGLELSCRGDLEVDEHHSVEDIALALGEALKKALGDKIGIARYGFVLPMDESLAFCALDFCNRPHLKFKAKFKKQKLGELSTELIEHFFYSLSYALGVSLHLRVKGKNDHHKCEALFKAFAKALKMAIKIESENLASSKGVM; encoded by the coding sequence ATGAGTGAGAAAATCTTATTTATCGATAGAGATGGCACACTCATATGTGAGCCAAAAGAGGATTTTCAAGTCGATAGTCTTGAAAAATTGATGTTTGAAAAAGGTGCAATTAATGCACTCTTAACGCTTAAAAAATTTGGCTTTAGCTTTGTGATGATTACAAATCAAGATGGGCTTGGCACGGCGAGTTTTCCTAAGGAAAATTTTGAAATTCCTCATCAAAAAATGCTTGATATTTTGCAAAGCTGTGGGATAGAATTTAAAGAAATTTTCATTTGTCCGCATTTTGAAAAAGAAAATTGTGCTTGTAGGAAGCCTAAAACCGCTCTTTTAGGGGATTACATCAAGTATCATTTATATGATGAAGAGCAAAGTTTTGTCATCGGCGATAGGCAAAGCGATATGGACTTGGCAAAGAATTTGGGTGTAAGAGGGCTTAGATATGGTGAGCTTTCTTGGGAGCAGATAACGGAGCAAATTTTAAGCTCGTTTCGCTGTGCAAGTGTGAAAAGAAAGACTAAGGAAACGGATATTAGCGTTAAAGTGGCGTTAAATGGTGGCGGAGTTAAAATTGATAGTGGGGTGGCGTTTTTAGACCATATGCTTGAGCAAATCGCCGTGCATAGTGGCATAGGACTTGAGCTTTCTTGCAGGGGAGATTTAGAAGTCGATGAGCATCATAGCGTAGAAGACATAGCCTTAGCACTTGGCGAGGCTTTAAAAAAGGCTTTGGGGGACAAAATAGGCATAGCAAGATATGGCTTTGTTTTGCCTATGGATGAGAGTTTGGCATTTTGTGCGCTAGATTTTTGCAATCGCCCTCATCTCAAATTTAAGGCTAAATTTAAAAAGCAAAAATTAGGCGAGTTAAGCACAGAGCTGATAGAGCATTTTTTCTACTCTTTAAGCTATGCTTTGGGGGTGAGTTTGCATTTAAGGGTTAAGGGCAAAAACGACCATCACAAATGCGAGGCGCTTTTTAAAGCCTTTGCTAAAGCTCTTAAAATGGCGATTAAGATAGAAAGTGAGAATTTGGCAAGCTCTAAAGGGGTGATGTGA
- a CDS encoding DNA adenine methylase, which yields MKSLNLDFVENKPMQIKPFLKWAGGKRALSAFIMPFVPKYFKAYFEPFLGGGALFFTLYQKGFLKDNVILNDKNKELINTYKILQNHLSELLKILENFQRNHNKEHFYTIRNLDRNKEFVNEDSTFRAARFIYLNKTCFNGLCRYNAKGEFNTPLGSYKNPKIYEKEVLLNASLALQNTQICDNDFERICGWAKKNDFIYFDPPYYPLNKTSSFVSYTDVFLEQEQIRLAKLFKELDSKGVKVLQSNSNTPFIRELYKGFEIIELKAKRAINCKGERRGEITELLIKGNYE from the coding sequence GTGAAAAGTTTAAATTTAGATTTTGTAGAAAACAAACCTATGCAAATCAAACCCTTTCTTAAGTGGGCTGGAGGTAAAAGGGCTTTGAGTGCTTTTATAATGCCTTTTGTGCCAAAATATTTTAAAGCTTATTTTGAGCCTTTTTTGGGAGGTGGGGCTTTATTTTTCACTCTTTATCAAAAAGGATTTTTAAAAGATAATGTAATTCTTAATGATAAAAATAAAGAGCTTATCAATACCTACAAAATCTTACAAAATCATCTTAGTGAGCTTTTAAAAATCTTAGAAAATTTTCAAAGAAATCACAACAAAGAGCATTTTTATACTATAAGAAATTTAGATAGAAATAAAGAATTTGTAAATGAGGATAGCACTTTTAGAGCGGCTAGATTTATCTATCTTAATAAAACTTGTTTTAATGGCTTGTGTCGTTATAATGCTAAGGGCGAGTTTAACACTCCTTTAGGGAGCTATAAAAATCCTAAAATTTATGAAAAAGAAGTGCTTTTAAACGCCTCTTTAGCTTTGCAAAATACACAAATTTGTGATAATGATTTTGAAAGAATTTGCGGCTGGGCAAAGAAAAATGATTTTATCTATTTTGACCCACCTTATTATCCTTTAAATAAGACTTCAAGCTTTGTAAGCTATACGGATGTATTTTTAGAACAAGAGCAAATACGACTAGCAAAGCTTTTTAAAGAATTAGATTCTAAAGGCGTTAAGGTATTACAAAGTAATTCTAATACCCCTTTTATTAGGGAGCTTTATAAAGGTTTTGAAATCATAGAGCTTAAAGCAAAAAGAGCGATTAATTGTAAGGGTGAAAGACGAGGTGAAATCACTGAACTTTTGATTAAGGGAAATTATGAGTAA
- a CDS encoding type II restriction enzyme: MSKNNESWQKIYEDLKIFKHDFKKEPFYLSAEQIKLCVKDFQKTSQKEVRVLCKQDSREDRPQVFIDNDLFILPIKNGEYILCKGDGYVDIPNIETKAISYKSKLDFELKSVSVGDSEMQHLDFAYASSLIRTFMQDESLVIRGRKYTPEFDFNTKLYQNIKIKSVQTEVDSGFEGREKIVLVEAKNNLTQNVIIRQLYYPLRQWSIHTQKEITTLFFEKRSDEFLIWEFIFNDIKNYNSIELKRSAKFIINKGIL, from the coding sequence ATGAGTAAAAATAATGAAAGTTGGCAAAAAATTTATGAAGATTTAAAAATTTTTAAACACGATTTTAAAAAAGAACCGTTTTATTTGAGTGCTGAGCAAATTAAACTATGCGTTAAGGATTTTCAAAAAACTTCACAAAAAGAAGTGCGTGTTTTATGTAAGCAAGATAGTAGAGAGGATAGACCGCAGGTTTTTATAGACAATGATTTATTTATTTTGCCGATTAAAAATGGCGAATATATCCTTTGTAAAGGTGATGGTTATGTAGATATACCAAACATAGAAACGAAAGCCATTTCTTATAAAAGTAAGCTAGATTTTGAACTTAAAAGTGTGAGTGTGGGTGATTCTGAAATGCAACATTTAGATTTTGCTTATGCTTCAAGTCTTATCCGCACCTTTATGCAAGATGAAAGTCTTGTCATAAGGGGACGCAAATACACACCAGAATTTGATTTTAATACTAAGCTTTATCAAAATATCAAGATTAAGTCCGTGCAAACTGAAGTGGATAGTGGTTTCGAGGGTAGAGAAAAAATCGTTTTAGTGGAAGCTAAAAATAATTTGACGCAAAATGTCATTATTAGACAGCTTTATTATCCTCTAAGGCAGTGGAGCATTCACACGCAAAAAGAAATTACAACTCTCTTTTTTGAAAAAAGAAGTGATGAATTTTTAATATGGGAATTTATTTTCAATGATATAAAAAATTATAATAGCATTGAGCTTAAACGCAGCGCAAAATTTATCATAAACAAAGGTATATTATGA
- the hisH gene encoding imidazole glycerol phosphate synthase subunit HisH, giving the protein MKLYIIDTACANLASLKFSLERLGYKAEVSREIKELEKADKLFLPGVGTAATAMRNLENFKLIEFIKTTQKPLLGICLGMQILGEFSKELEQKTLGIMPFKTLKFEEKKGFSLPHMGWNDVKSEDVLFKGLNGAYFYFVHSFCVDLNAHTIATCEYSKPFSAALKKGNFYGVQFHPERSGEAGELLLKNFIQENR; this is encoded by the coding sequence ATGAAACTTTACATCATTGATACGGCTTGTGCGAATTTGGCGAGTTTGAAATTTAGTCTTGAAAGGCTGGGCTACAAAGCAGAGGTTTCAAGGGAGATTAAAGAGCTTGAGAAGGCGGATAAGCTTTTTTTACCGGGCGTTGGCACGGCGGCTACGGCGATGCGAAATTTAGAAAATTTTAAACTGATAGAATTTATCAAAACGACCCAAAAGCCCCTTCTTGGTATTTGTTTGGGTATGCAAATTTTAGGCGAATTTAGCAAGGAGCTGGAGCAAAAAACGCTTGGCATTATGCCTTTTAAGACTTTGAAATTTGAAGAAAAAAAGGGCTTTTCTTTGCCTCATATGGGTTGGAATGATGTGAAAAGTGAGGATGTGCTTTTTAAGGGTTTAAATGGGGCGTATTTTTACTTCGTACATAGTTTTTGCGTGGATTTAAACGCACACACCATAGCCACTTGCGAGTATTCTAAGCCTTTTAGTGCGGCTTTGAAAAAGGGTAATTTTTACGGTGTGCAGTTTCACCCTGAAAGAAGTGGCGAGGCGGGGGAGCTTTTGCTTAAAAATTTTATACAGGAGAATAGATGA
- the hisA gene encoding 1-(5-phosphoribosyl)-5-[(5-phosphoribosylamino)methylideneamino]imidazole-4-carboxamide isomerase, whose amino-acid sequence MKSELIPAIDLIDGEVVRLVKGAYESKQSYDFKPLKKLKEYERAGAKWLHLVDLSGAKEPSKRQFELIKTLASNVSVNLQVGGGIRTKDEIKALLESGASRVVVGSLALTNPKLCVELLREFGAEKICLALDVKPTKKDFFIALNAWQDTSEKRLFEVLEFYAKEGLKHILCTDISKDGTLSGVNVGLYEQIALNYPQIHIQASGGVAGLEDLKKLKGLCGGVIVGKALLEGIFSVEEGIRCLTN is encoded by the coding sequence ATGAAAAGTGAGCTGATACCAGCGATTGATTTGATTGATGGGGAGGTTGTAAGGCTTGTTAAGGGAGCGTATGAGAGTAAGCAAAGCTACGATTTTAAGCCTTTAAAAAAGTTAAAAGAGTATGAGAGAGCGGGGGCAAAATGGCTTCATTTAGTCGATTTGAGTGGGGCGAAAGAGCCTAGCAAAAGGCAGTTTGAGCTAATTAAAACTCTTGCATCTAATGTGAGTGTAAATTTGCAAGTAGGCGGAGGCATCCGCACGAAAGATGAGATTAAAGCTTTGCTTGAAAGTGGAGCAAGCCGCGTGGTAGTCGGCTCTTTAGCCCTTACAAATCCTAAGCTTTGCGTGGAGCTTTTGCGTGAATTTGGAGCGGAAAAAATTTGTCTTGCACTTGATGTAAAGCCTACAAAAAAGGACTTTTTCATCGCTTTAAACGCTTGGCAGGATACGAGTGAGAAAAGGCTTTTTGAAGTGCTTGAGTTCTATGCAAAAGAGGGTTTAAAGCACATTTTATGCACGGATATTTCAAAGGACGGCACGCTAAGCGGGGTGAATGTGGGGCTTTACGAGCAAATTGCTTTAAACTACCCTCAAATTCATATTCAAGCAAGTGGAGGCGTGGCAGGACTTGAGGATTTAAAAAAATTAAAGGGGCTTTGCGGTGGTGTCATCGTGGGTAAGGCTTTGCTGGAGGGGATTTTTAGCGTGGAGGAGGGGATAAGATGTTTGACCAATTAA
- a CDS encoding HTH domain-containing protein, with product MFDQLMIYKELAKEVLKQNQKPLSVNEIWQKAYEKNLHKKLFSIGQNPIATLRNIINTDIREKRENSLFIRVSQQPTTFWLRARQNELINLNLSEEKEVKLEKTKFNERDLHPLLVKFLYENLDFRLNSKTIYHEKSKKSESGKDKWNYPDIVGVYFPYDDYQNETLGLLESLKLNSYKIFSFELKIAINFSNLKEYYFQAVSNSSWANEGYLVVLKEIDDEVLSELRRLNQSFGIGVIQLDGSEFSNSKIVLSAKEKALDMQTIDMLVDKNEDFKEFIGDINKQIKVGNNIKIQSSFDKIKSDEEMAKYLKEKHILEG from the coding sequence ATGTTTGACCAATTAATGATTTATAAAGAACTTGCCAAAGAGGTTTTAAAGCAAAATCAAAAACCCTTAAGTGTCAATGAAATTTGGCAAAAAGCTTATGAAAAAAATTTACATAAAAAACTTTTTAGTATAGGACAAAATCCTATTGCTACTTTAAGAAATATCATAAATACAGACATAAGAGAAAAGCGTGAAAATTCTTTGTTTATTAGGGTTTCTCAGCAACCTACGACATTTTGGCTAAGAGCAAGACAAAATGAGCTTATAAATTTAAACTTAAGCGAAGAAAAAGAAGTGAAACTTGAAAAAACTAAATTTAATGAAAGGGATTTGCACCCCTTGCTTGTGAAATTTCTTTATGAAAATCTTGATTTTCGCTTAAATTCCAAGACCATTTATCACGAGAAAAGCAAGAAAAGCGAGAGTGGCAAGGATAAGTGGAATTACCCTGATATTGTGGGGGTGTATTTTCCTTATGATGATTATCAAAATGAAACTTTAGGGCTTTTAGAAAGTTTGAAACTCAATAGCTATAAAATCTTTTCTTTTGAGCTTAAAATCGCGATTAATTTTTCAAATTTGAAAGAGTATTATTTTCAAGCCGTAAGTAATTCTAGCTGGGCAAATGAGGGTTATTTGGTTGTTTTAAAAGAGATTGATGATGAGGTTTTAAGTGAGCTTAGACGGCTTAATCAAAGCTTTGGTATAGGTGTAATACAGCTTGATGGCAGCGAATTTTCAAATTCTAAAATTGTCTTAAGTGCAAAAGAAAAAGCTTTAGATATGCAAACTATCGATATGCTTGTGGATAAAAATGAGGACTTTAAAGAATTTATCGGGGATATTAATAAGCAAATTAAGGTTGGTAATAATATCAAAATTCAATCAAGTTTTGATAAGATTAAAAGCGATGAGGAAATGGCAAAATACCTTAAAGAAAAGCATATTTTGGAGGGATAG
- the hisF gene encoding imidazole glycerol phosphate synthase subunit HisF: MLTKRIIACLDVKDGRVVKGVQFKNHKDMGDIVEFAKFYSQNGIDELVFYDIAASAKKQRVSREWVSKVAKSINIPFCVAGGVKSEEDARELLASGADKISINSPALNDPSLITRLAKSFGTQCVVVGVDSFKDENGNLKVFKYTGDESKSQHSGKNTLEWIKEAVELGAGEIVLNMMNQDGVKKGYDLEQLKAVREICSVPLIASGGAGEMGHFLEAFELGVDGALAASVFHQRLIDIKDLKSFLKEKGVSVRL; encoded by the coding sequence ATGCTAACAAAACGCATTATTGCTTGTTTAGATGTTAAAGACGGCAGGGTTGTAAAGGGAGTGCAGTTTAAAAACCATAAAGATATGGGAGATATTGTCGAGTTTGCGAAATTTTACTCGCAAAATGGCATTGATGAGCTTGTGTTTTACGACATAGCTGCAAGTGCGAAAAAGCAAAGGGTGAGCCGTGAGTGGGTGAGTAAGGTGGCAAAAAGCATTAATATTCCCTTTTGTGTGGCTGGGGGTGTTAAGAGCGAAGAAGACGCAAGAGAGCTTTTAGCCAGTGGGGCGGATAAGATTTCAATTAATTCTCCCGCCTTAAATGACCCTAGTCTTATCACGCGTTTGGCTAAAAGCTTTGGCACGCAGTGCGTTGTGGTGGGTGTGGATAGTTTTAAAGATGAAAATGGAAATTTAAAGGTTTTTAAATACACAGGCGATGAGAGTAAAAGTCAGCATAGCGGTAAAAATACGCTAGAGTGGATTAAGGAGGCGGTGGAGCTTGGGGCTGGGGAAATCGTGCTTAATATGATGAATCAAGACGGCGTTAAAAAGGGCTATGATTTAGAGCAGTTAAAAGCGGTGCGTGAAATTTGCTCCGTGCCTTTAATCGCAAGTGGCGGTGCGGGAGAGATGGGGCATTTTTTAGAAGCTTTTGAGCTTGGCGTTGATGGGGCTTTAGCGGCTTCTGTGTTTCATCAAAGGCTGATTGATATTAAGGATTTAAAAAGCTTTTTGAAAGAAAAGGGCGTAAGTGTGAGGCTTTGA
- a CDS encoding competence protein TfoX: protein MATSEDFKNFVLECLENTNLGFEFSARKMFGDYCIYVHLGAERKPLFLLCDERLFIKCYDKLKGLLDEKDKPFEKAKEWYVVDFENLVLLEEILKKVLKG from the coding sequence ATGGCGACAAGTGAAGATTTTAAAAATTTCGTGCTAGAGTGCCTTGAAAATACAAATTTGGGTTTTGAGTTTAGCGCAAGAAAAATGTTTGGTGATTACTGCATTTATGTGCATTTGGGTGCAGAAAGAAAGCCTTTGTTTTTACTCTGTGATGAAAGGCTTTTTATAAAATGCTATGATAAGCTTAAGGGGCTTTTAGATGAGAAAGATAAGCCCTTTGAAAAAGCAAAAGAATGGTATGTGGTGGATTTTGAAAATTTAGTTTTACTAGAAGAAATTTTAAAAAAAGTGCTGAAAGGATAA
- the hisIE gene encoding bifunctional phosphoribosyl-AMP cyclohydrolase/phosphoribosyl-ATP diphosphatase HisIE: MKKFEDLVGELDWEKVGGLVPVIVQDFRTSEVLMLGFMNEEALRKSLEEGKVVFYSRTKKRLWLKGEESGNFLNIVDLGLDCDKDSILILANPAGATCHSGDISCFEEVSKRADFVFLSRLLRLINARKFADEVSSYTASLFKSGTKRIAQKVGEEGVETALAAVAGDKEELICEAADLLFHLSVLLSDRNLSLNEVITKLKERNEG, translated from the coding sequence ATGAAAAAATTTGAAGACTTGGTTGGTGAGCTTGATTGGGAAAAAGTGGGCGGTTTAGTGCCTGTTATTGTGCAGGATTTTCGCACAAGCGAGGTTTTAATGCTAGGCTTTATGAATGAAGAAGCGTTAAGGAAGAGCTTAGAAGAAGGTAAGGTCGTGTTTTACTCACGCACAAAAAAGCGTTTGTGGCTTAAGGGCGAGGAAAGTGGAAATTTTTTAAACATTGTGGATTTGGGGCTTGACTGCGATAAAGACAGCATTTTGATTTTAGCTAATCCTGCTGGAGCCACTTGTCATAGTGGCGATATTTCTTGTTTTGAAGAAGTTTCTAAAAGAGCGGATTTTGTTTTCCTTTCAAGGCTTTTGCGTTTGATAAATGCTAGAAAATTTGCTGATGAGGTTAGTTCTTACACGGCAAGTTTATTTAAAAGTGGCACAAAAAGAATCGCACAAAAAGTTGGTGAAGAGGGCGTTGAAACAGCTCTTGCGGCAGTGGCTGGAGACAAAGAAGAGCTTATCTGCGAGGCGGCTGATTTATTATTTCATCTTAGCGTTTTGTTGAGTGATAGAAACTTAAGCTTAAATGAAGTTATCACTAAGCTTAAAGAGAGAAATGAGGGCTAA
- the sodB gene encoding superoxide dismutase [Fe] gives MFELRKLPYNTNAFGDFLSAETFSYHHGKHHQTYVNNLNNLIQNTEFAGKDLVSIIKNSSGGIFNNAAQVYNHDFYFDCISPSQSTCECPNLKAALEKNFGSLESFKDEFIKGATGVFGSGWFWLVLDSKTQKLEFVGTSNAATPICDDKIPLLVVDVWEHAYYVDHRNARPAYLEKFYAHINWAFVAKAYEWALKEGMNSVSFYANELHPTK, from the coding sequence ATGTTTGAATTAAGAAAATTACCTTACAATACTAATGCTTTTGGTGATTTTTTAAGTGCTGAAACCTTTAGCTATCATCACGGCAAACACCACCAAACTTATGTCAATAATCTTAACAATCTTATCCAAAATACCGAATTTGCTGGGAAAGATTTAGTAAGCATTATCAAAAACTCAAGCGGTGGAATTTTTAATAATGCAGCTCAAGTTTATAATCACGATTTTTATTTTGATTGCATTAGTCCTAGTCAAAGCACCTGTGAATGTCCAAATTTAAAAGCAGCTTTAGAAAAAAATTTTGGCTCATTAGAAAGCTTTAAAGACGAATTTATTAAAGGTGCGACAGGGGTTTTTGGCTCGGGTTGGTTTTGGCTTGTTTTAGATTCTAAAACGCAAAAACTTGAATTTGTAGGCACTTCAAACGCTGCTACGCCGATTTGTGATGATAAAATTCCTCTTTTAGTTGTCGATGTATGGGAGCATGCTTATTATGTCGATCATAGAAATGCTAGACCTGCATATTTGGAGAAATTTTACGCTCATATTAACTGGGCTTTTGTCGCTAAGGCTTATGAGTGGGCTTTGAAAGAAGGTATGAATTCCGTTAGCTTCTACGCAAACGAACTCCACCCTACAAAATGA